In the Podospora pseudocomata strain CBS 415.72m chromosome 5, whole genome shotgun sequence genome, one interval contains:
- a CDS encoding hypothetical protein (EggNog:ENOG503P2G6), producing the protein MGIIRKTFTTAFLATAGTVGYLGTTTRLESPLPEDDPLWRSKSFRKYNRHNNASTQDLVYKRIPLDKIRPELLQREGDLALEFCRGVWGGLGYRFQRAYLARKYQGPATAAQLWTADQLSKSTYEPGTQLTDHFEVVEKTPTEIVVRCGDTPRNAGPRDSDGLFVISASVDKARGEVVLGLKSCFFNGNSRVEGIQGPMPGWMEELHRWYSRLWLVTGSWRVTSSFL; encoded by the exons ATGGGCATCATCCGCAAAACATTCACCACTGCCTTCCTGGCCACGGCCGGAACTGTTGGCTATCTTGGCACAACCACCCGCCTTGAGAGCCCGCTGCCCGAAGACGACCCGTTATGGCGCTCAAAGAGCTTCCGCAAATACAACCGACACAATAATGCCTCAACGCAAGACCTCGTCTACAAGCGCATTCCACTTGATAAAATCAGGCccgagctcctccagcgcGAGGGCGATCTGGCTCTGGAGTTTTGCCGTGGTGTCTGGGGAGGATTAG GATATCGCTTTCAACGGGCCTATCTTGCCCGGAAATACCAGGGACCCGCCACCGCTGCCCAGCTATGGACTGCTGATCAGCTATCCAAGTCGACCTATGAGCCAGGTACACAGCTGACTGACCActttgaggttgttgagaagacACCAACTGAGATTGTTGTCCGCTGCGGTGATACGCCGAGGAACGCGGGCCCAAGAGACTCGGATGGCCTTTTTGTCATCAGTGCCAGTGTTGACAAGGCTCGTGGCGAGGTGGTTCTTGGACTTAAGAGCTGCTTTTTTAACGGCAACAGCAGGGTTGAAGGTATTCAGGGACCAATGCcgggatggatggaggagCTGCACAGATGGTATTCCCGTCTTTGGCTTGTTACAGGGTCTTGGAGGGTTACGTCTTCCTTCTTGTGA
- a CDS encoding hypothetical protein (EggNog:ENOG503P76M; COG:S), whose protein sequence is MFIPTSTLTTLAVAFLSLASAAPTTPAPASPLEVEAREIAARARGQFTWYNTGLGACGKWNNDGELVVALNRHVFDPQTPNGNPNNNPLCGRMIRASYNGKTVDVRVVDRCPGCAAGDLDLSPTAFQRLASLGTGRITGDWWWI, encoded by the coding sequence ATGTTCATCCCAACCAGCacactcaccaccctcgcggtggccttcctctccctcgcctccgcaGCCCCCACCACACCCGCCCCGGCCTCTCCCCTCGAGGTTGAAGCCCGTGAGATTGCTGCCCGCGCTAGAGGACAGTTCACTTGGTACAACACCGGCCTGGGCGCCTGCGGAAAGTGGAACAACGACGGTGAGCTCGTTGTTGCGCTTAACCGCCATGTATTTGATCCTCAGACCCCGAATGGGAACCCTAACAACAATCCTTTGTGTGGGAGGATGATTCGGGCTAGCTATAATGGGAAAACGGTTGATGTTAGGGTTGTGGATAGATGCCCTGGGTGCGCTGCTGGTGATTTGGACTTGAGCCCGACTGCGTTTCAAAGGTTGGCGTCGCTTGGTACAGGGAGGATTACGGgggattggtggtggatttga